Proteins encoded by one window of Mesorhizobium sp. INR15:
- a CDS encoding class I SAM-dependent methyltransferase, translating into MIETADAEPEYDDTAIRFLEALWGDGYLSPGGPDEVDRVVEGLSLSGKTILDIGCGSGGITLHLVERHHAAHATGFDVEHPVIETARRRATARGLTDRARFVQAAPGPLPFADCSFDVVFSKDALLHVPDKDALFAEIFRVLKPGGTFAASNWMISHDGEPSPEMKAYVVAEGLSFAMASPARYAQAMRQAGFADVTARDRNPWYREVARGELERLRGPLYPTVAAAVGAAYVDKNIRTWEAMQKVLDSGEHRPTHLRGRKPNGVG; encoded by the coding sequence ATGATCGAAACGGCAGATGCCGAGCCGGAGTATGATGACACCGCCATCCGCTTCCTCGAAGCGCTGTGGGGCGATGGCTACCTGTCGCCAGGTGGGCCTGACGAAGTCGACCGGGTTGTCGAAGGGCTTTCGCTAAGCGGCAAGACGATCCTCGATATCGGCTGCGGTTCCGGCGGCATAACGCTGCATCTGGTCGAACGCCATCACGCGGCGCATGCCACGGGTTTCGATGTCGAACATCCGGTGATCGAGACGGCCAGACGGCGTGCCACTGCCCGCGGGCTGACGGACCGCGCGCGCTTCGTGCAGGCGGCGCCAGGACCGCTGCCTTTCGCCGATTGTTCCTTCGATGTCGTCTTCTCCAAGGATGCGCTGCTGCATGTGCCTGACAAGGACGCCTTGTTCGCGGAGATATTTCGCGTGCTGAAGCCGGGCGGGACCTTCGCTGCTTCGAACTGGATGATTTCACATGACGGTGAACCATCGCCCGAGATGAAAGCCTATGTCGTTGCGGAAGGCCTGTCCTTCGCCATGGCCTCGCCGGCGCGTTACGCACAGGCGATGCGCCAGGCCGGCTTCGCCGATGTCACTGCGAGGGACCGCAATCCCTGGTATCGCGAGGTGGCCAGGGGTGAGCTGGAACGGCTTAGAGGGCCGCTCTATCCTACCGTCGCTGCCGCCGTCGGGGCTGCCTATGTCGACAAGAACATACGAACCTGGGAAGCCATGCAGAAGGTGCTTGACAGTGGCGAGCACCGTCCCACTCATCTTCGCGGGCGAAAACCGAATGGGGTCGGTTAG
- a CDS encoding NAD(P)/FAD-dependent oxidoreductase: protein MKAWDAIIIGGGHNGLVNACYLQRAGLDVLVVEKNGWVGGAATSRELTPGFLYSNCSYVCSLFRPEIMRDLELPRFGLQVISYEGGAVFTRDGDYLANYRDHDAHRREFARFSKRDAEAYDRYARDVTRQCRFIQPLLMRTAPDPTSLRPRDIGELLYLGKKFAGLSAEEMALTLRFWTMSISDFLDEYFETDVIKANFALSGIIGTALGPMSPGTAYVLLHHYMGEVDGSVGAWGYARGGMGAVTKALAASFQASGGTIRTGAEVDHVLVNRGKAKGVVLAGGEEIHGKLVVSNADVKRTFLKLVEEKELPDIFLRRVKNFKIRGSSGKVNIALDSLPEFPALPKDSPVYRGDMHFTDSMERMERAYDDWKAGRWSADPFLDMVIPTTLDPTMVPPGKHFMSCFVQYAPPKIAGREWTDADRDGFAESVIAQIAEYSPGFRDRIVHMEVRTPREIEAEVGLTEGNIFQGELTFDQLLFNRPVPGYAQYRSPVGGLYMCGSSTHPGGGVMGAPGRNAAAEILRDLAKSTSHMSPAHDVI from the coding sequence ATGAAAGCTTGGGATGCGATCATCATCGGCGGCGGACATAACGGGCTGGTCAATGCCTGCTATCTGCAGCGCGCCGGGCTCGACGTGCTGGTCGTCGAGAAGAACGGCTGGGTTGGCGGCGCCGCCACCAGCCGCGAGCTGACGCCGGGCTTCCTGTACTCCAACTGCTCCTATGTCTGCTCGCTGTTCCGGCCCGAGATCATGCGTGACCTGGAACTGCCGCGCTTCGGCCTGCAAGTGATCTCCTACGAGGGCGGCGCGGTGTTTACCCGCGATGGCGATTACCTCGCCAACTACCGAGACCACGACGCGCACCGGCGCGAATTCGCTAGATTCTCGAAGCGCGATGCGGAGGCCTATGACCGCTATGCCCGTGACGTGACCCGTCAGTGCCGCTTCATCCAGCCGCTTTTGATGCGCACCGCTCCAGACCCGACCAGTCTGCGGCCGCGCGACATCGGTGAACTGCTCTATCTCGGCAAGAAATTCGCCGGCCTGTCGGCCGAAGAAATGGCGCTGACGCTGCGCTTCTGGACGATGTCGATCTCGGACTTCCTCGACGAATATTTCGAGACCGATGTCATCAAGGCGAATTTCGCGCTGTCCGGCATCATCGGCACCGCGCTCGGCCCGATGTCGCCCGGCACTGCCTATGTCCTGTTGCATCACTATATGGGCGAGGTTGACGGCTCGGTCGGCGCCTGGGGTTATGCGCGCGGCGGCATGGGCGCCGTCACCAAGGCGCTTGCCGCGAGCTTCCAGGCCTCCGGCGGAACCATCCGCACCGGCGCCGAGGTTGATCACGTGCTGGTCAACAGAGGCAAGGCCAAAGGCGTCGTTCTGGCCGGTGGCGAGGAAATCCACGGCAAGCTGGTTGTTTCCAACGCCGACGTGAAGCGCACCTTCCTGAAGCTGGTCGAGGAAAAGGAACTCCCCGACATCTTCCTGCGCCGGGTCAAGAACTTCAAGATTCGCGGCTCTTCCGGCAAGGTCAACATCGCGCTGGATTCGCTGCCGGAATTTCCCGCGCTGCCGAAGGATTCACCAGTCTATCGCGGCGATATGCACTTCACCGATTCCATGGAGCGCATGGAGCGCGCCTATGACGACTGGAAGGCTGGGCGCTGGTCGGCCGATCCCTTCCTCGACATGGTCATTCCGACGACGCTCGATCCGACCATGGTGCCGCCGGGAAAACACTTCATGAGCTGCTTCGTGCAATACGCACCGCCGAAGATCGCCGGGCGCGAATGGACAGACGCGGACCGCGATGGTTTCGCCGAAAGCGTGATCGCTCAGATCGCCGAATATTCGCCCGGCTTCCGCGACCGCATCGTCCACATGGAGGTGCGCACGCCGCGCGAGATCGAGGCCGAGGTCGGCCTCACCGAAGGCAATATCTTCCAGGGCGAACTGACTTTCGACCAGCTGCTGTTCAACCGCCCGGTGCCTGGCTACGCACAATACCGCTCGCCGGTCGGAGGCCTTTATATGTGTGGCTCCTCGACCCATCCAGGCGGCGGCGTCATGGGCGCACCCGGCCGCAATGCCGCCGCCGAGATCCTGCGCGACCTCGCCAAGTCCACCTCGCATATGAGCCCCGCCCATGACGTCATTTGA
- the betI gene encoding transcriptional regulator BetI, producing the protein MKVAAREEQSLERSSEPEKRGRKASKEVRQLQLIEATIDSLAKRGYSETTMADVADGAGLSRGIVNFHFESKEKLLVATLQYMADEYAAHWRTALTRAGEDPARQMQVLVAADFDRSICNKRKLAAWCAFWGEAKSRPTYQALCGARDAAYQRKFIELCATLKESGGYAYDPQVIALSLSAMLEGLWLRLMMGTEDVTRETALQAAYEFLSAVFPKHYPGKAGDAAKL; encoded by the coding sequence ATGAAAGTTGCAGCACGCGAAGAGCAATCGCTCGAGAGAAGCAGTGAACCCGAGAAACGCGGACGCAAGGCTTCGAAGGAAGTCAGGCAGCTTCAGCTGATCGAAGCGACGATCGATTCGCTGGCGAAGCGCGGTTATTCCGAGACGACGATGGCCGATGTCGCCGATGGCGCCGGCCTGTCGCGCGGCATCGTCAATTTCCATTTCGAGAGCAAGGAAAAGCTGCTCGTCGCGACCCTGCAATACATGGCGGACGAATATGCCGCGCATTGGCGCACGGCCCTGACCCGTGCCGGCGAGGATCCAGCCCGCCAGATGCAGGTCCTGGTGGCCGCCGATTTCGACCGCTCGATCTGCAACAAGCGCAAGCTGGCCGCCTGGTGCGCCTTCTGGGGCGAGGCCAAGTCGCGGCCGACCTACCAGGCGCTGTGCGGGGCGCGCGACGCGGCCTATCAGCGGAAATTCATCGAGCTTTGCGCGACGCTGAAAGAGAGCGGCGGCTACGCCTATGATCCGCAAGTCATCGCGCTGTCGCTCAGCGCCATGCTGGAAGGATTGTGGTTGCGGCTGATGATGGGCACGGAAGACGTCACCCGCGAAACCGCGCTGCAGGCGGCATACGAGTTCCTGTCGGCGGTATTCCCGAAGCACTATCCGGGGAAGGCCGGCGACGCGGCGAAATTATAA
- a CDS encoding NAD(P)/FAD-dependent oxidoreductase: MTSFDSIVIGGGHNGLVAAATLAKAGRQVLVLEAAGDVGGAARTEDFAPGFRVSSIAHVLNRLHPDVVKTLELEKHGLQFARNDFAPSVALSKDGPALVLHGAYGEVLTGANPSEQSAWKELRAQLLRYAGILKPFLARRPPDLGGMSLLETAALGQTALALKKLGKEDMRDFLRVLLMNVADLLDEQLADDRLKGLLAFDATLGSHLGPRSPTSLLGLYYRLAGETGGASGAQMLPRGGMGAVVTAIRAAAEEAGVAIRTGTPVARIIVEKGRAVGVALDNGEVLRARTIISAINPATTFLDLVGPREIDTGFARKVKNIRMKGDAAKLHLALDRPPQFSGVDAAGHKGRLVIAPSPDHVERAFNPCKYGEFSAEPVMEITLPSLADPSLAPSGACVLSAIVQYAPYALKEGWTAGKPKFLAAIMAQLEAYAPGIGKTVLHSELLTPADIEARYRMPGGHWHHGELQADQMLMSRPVSGWSGYDTPLDGLFLAGAGSHPGGGVSGAAGLNAARRIIAMKG; encoded by the coding sequence ATGACGTCATTTGACAGCATCGTCATCGGCGGTGGCCATAACGGCCTTGTCGCCGCCGCCACGCTGGCGAAAGCCGGCCGCCAGGTGCTGGTGCTGGAAGCCGCCGGCGACGTCGGCGGCGCGGCGCGCACCGAGGACTTCGCGCCGGGCTTTCGCGTCTCGTCCATCGCCCATGTGCTGAACCGGCTGCACCCTGACGTGGTGAAGACGCTGGAGCTGGAAAAACATGGGCTGCAATTCGCACGCAACGACTTCGCGCCATCCGTGGCGCTGTCGAAGGACGGCCCCGCGCTTGTTCTGCATGGCGCCTATGGCGAGGTGCTGACCGGCGCCAACCCCTCGGAGCAATCCGCCTGGAAGGAACTGCGCGCGCAACTGCTGCGCTATGCCGGCATATTGAAGCCGTTCCTGGCGCGTCGGCCACCCGATCTCGGCGGCATGTCGTTGCTTGAGACAGCCGCGCTCGGCCAGACCGCGCTGGCGCTGAAGAAGCTCGGCAAGGAGGACATGCGCGACTTCCTGCGCGTGCTTCTGATGAACGTCGCCGATCTGCTCGACGAGCAGCTTGCCGATGATCGCCTCAAGGGATTGCTTGCCTTCGACGCCACGCTCGGCAGCCATCTCGGCCCACGCTCGCCGACGTCGTTGCTCGGCCTCTACTATCGGCTCGCCGGAGAGACGGGCGGCGCATCCGGCGCCCAGATGCTGCCAAGGGGTGGCATGGGTGCTGTGGTCACTGCCATCCGCGCCGCCGCGGAAGAAGCCGGCGTCGCCATTCGGACGGGAACGCCGGTAGCCAGGATCATCGTCGAGAAAGGCCGTGCCGTTGGCGTCGCGCTCGACAATGGCGAGGTGTTGCGCGCCAGGACGATCATCTCCGCCATCAATCCGGCAACCACATTCCTCGACCTCGTCGGACCGCGCGAAATCGACACCGGCTTCGCGCGCAAGGTGAAGAACATCCGCATGAAGGGCGATGCCGCCAAGCTGCATCTAGCGCTCGACCGGCCGCCGCAATTCTCCGGCGTCGATGCCGCCGGCCACAAGGGCCGTCTCGTCATCGCGCCCTCACCCGACCATGTCGAACGCGCCTTCAACCCTTGCAAATATGGCGAATTCTCCGCCGAGCCGGTGATGGAGATCACCCTGCCCAGCCTTGCCGATCCATCGCTCGCGCCAAGCGGCGCCTGCGTGCTGTCGGCGATCGTGCAATACGCGCCCTATGCCCTGAAAGAGGGCTGGACAGCCGGCAAGCCCAAATTTCTTGCAGCGATCATGGCGCAGCTTGAGGCCTATGCGCCAGGCATCGGCAAGACGGTGCTTCACAGCGAGCTTCTGACCCCGGCGGACATCGAAGCCCGCTACCGAATGCCCGGCGGCCACTGGCATCACGGCGAGTTGCAGGCCGACCAGATGCTGATGTCGCGGCCGGTATCGGGTTGGTCCGGTTACGACACGCCGCTGGATGGGCTGTTCCTGGCCGGTGCCGGCTCGCATCCGGGTGGCGGTGTTTCGGGCGCGGCGGGCTTGAACGCCGCAAGGCGCATCATCGCGATGAAGGGGTAA